A DNA window from Streptomyces sp. 71268 contains the following coding sequences:
- a CDS encoding AlkA N-terminal domain-containing protein — translation MTNEDSRYEAVCSRDARFDGQFFFAVTTTGIYCRPSCPAVTPKRKNVRFFATAAAAQGAGFRACRRCRPDAVPGSAEWNARADVVGRAMRLIGDGVVDREGVAGLAVRLGYSARQVQRQLNAELGAGPVALARAQRAHTARVLLQTTHMQAADIAFAAGFASVRQFNDTIREIYASTPTALRLARPGATARYGSVAREDAWSGGDGATGAVRSGRAPLAAGAGKAVLAAPAGPVPGAPRGIPLRLAYRGAYAGREIFDYLQRRHVPGVEEVTGEPGARLYRRTLRLPGGGGIAEVREPTLDQGWLECRLHLCELRDLTTASQRMRRLFDLDADPYAVAERLGGCPRLGPLVTARPGLRAPGSADPHELAVRAVIGQGATARRARRVGEALVAAYGEALPTASGGLTHFFPRAEALADAPLDDLDLSPEGRSALRALATALADGGLSLDPGADRVEAERSLRALPGIAPRTAGYVRMRALGDPDVLLADTDTADGGGRGAGAGAAPEAERDAWRPWRSYATHYLWAARQPAHA, via the coding sequence GTGACGAACGAGGACAGCAGGTACGAAGCGGTGTGCAGCCGGGACGCGCGGTTCGACGGCCAGTTCTTCTTCGCCGTGACGACCACGGGCATCTACTGCCGCCCGAGCTGCCCCGCGGTCACCCCCAAGCGCAAGAACGTGCGGTTCTTCGCGACGGCGGCCGCGGCGCAGGGCGCCGGCTTCCGGGCCTGCCGGCGCTGCCGTCCCGACGCCGTGCCCGGCTCGGCCGAGTGGAACGCCCGCGCCGACGTCGTCGGCCGCGCCATGCGGCTGATCGGCGATGGCGTCGTGGACCGGGAGGGCGTGGCAGGGCTCGCCGTGCGCCTCGGCTACAGCGCCCGCCAGGTGCAGCGCCAGCTCAACGCCGAACTGGGCGCGGGCCCGGTCGCCCTGGCCCGCGCCCAGCGCGCCCACACGGCCCGGGTCCTGCTCCAGACGACGCACATGCAGGCGGCCGACATCGCCTTCGCGGCCGGCTTCGCCAGCGTGCGGCAGTTCAACGACACCATCCGCGAGATCTACGCCAGCACGCCCACCGCCCTGCGCCTGGCCCGCCCGGGCGCCACGGCGCGCTACGGCTCGGTGGCGCGCGAGGACGCCTGGAGCGGCGGGGACGGGGCCACCGGCGCGGTCCGGTCCGGGCGGGCACCGCTGGCGGCCGGCGCCGGGAAGGCCGTCCTCGCGGCGCCGGCCGGACCGGTGCCCGGGGCGCCGCGCGGCATCCCCCTGCGGCTGGCCTACCGGGGCGCGTACGCGGGCCGGGAGATCTTCGACTACCTCCAGCGGCGGCACGTCCCCGGCGTCGAGGAGGTGACGGGCGAGCCCGGCGCCCGGTTGTACCGGCGCACGCTCCGGCTGCCGGGCGGGGGCGGCATCGCCGAGGTGCGCGAGCCGACCCTCGACCAGGGTTGGCTGGAATGCCGGCTCCACCTGTGCGAACTGCGCGACCTGACCACGGCCAGCCAGCGCATGCGGCGCCTCTTCGACCTGGACGCCGACCCGTACGCGGTGGCCGAGCGGCTCGGCGGCTGCCCACGGCTCGGCCCGCTGGTCACCGCCCGCCCCGGGCTGCGCGCACCCGGCTCGGCCGACCCGCACGAACTCGCCGTACGCGCCGTCATCGGCCAGGGCGCGACGGCGCGGCGGGCGCGCCGGGTGGGGGAGGCGCTGGTCGCGGCGTACGGCGAGGCGCTGCCGACGGCCAGCGGTGGGCTGACCCACTTCTTCCCGCGCGCCGAGGCGCTGGCCGACGCCCCGCTGGACGACCTGGACCTGTCGCCGGAGGGGCGGAGTGCGCTGCGGGCCCTCGCCACCGCCCTGGCAGACGGCGGTCTGAGCCTGGATCCGGGCGCCGACCGCGTCGAGGCCGAGCGGAGCCTGCGGGCCCTGCCCGGCATCGCCCCCAGGACGGCGGGCTACGTCCGCATGCGGGCCCTCGGCGACCCCGACGTCCTGCTGGCCGACACCGACACCGCCGACGGTGGCGGACGCGGGGCCGGCGCCGGGGCGGCGCCCGAGGCCGAGCGGGACGCCTGGCGCCCGTGGCGTTCGTACGCGACCCACTACCTGTGGGCGGCGCGGCAACCCGCCCACGCCTGA
- a CDS encoding Gfo/Idh/MocA family oxidoreductase: MNGVTGRMGYRQHLVRSLLALREQGGLELGDGTVLWPEPILVGRSEQALRALAERHGLDRWSTRLDDVLADPAVDVYFDAQLTSARADALRRAIAAGKHVYCEKPTAADLDDALDVARLATAAGVKHGVVQDKLFLPGLRKLRRLLDGGFFGRVLSVRGEFGYWVFEGDWQAAQRPSWNYRVADGGGIVRDMFPHWEYVLRELFGPVRTVQAQVATHLPHRVDEHGRPYEATADDAAYGVFQLDGGIVAQINSSWAVRVDRPELVEFQVDGVEGSAVAGLRGCRVQHRSVTPRPVWNPDVPVAAPFREQWQEVPDNEVFDNGFKVQWELFLRHVVLDEPWRWDLLSGARGVQLAELGLRSSAEGRRLTVPELEL; this comes from the coding sequence ATGAACGGGGTGACCGGGCGCATGGGTTACCGCCAGCACCTCGTCCGCTCCCTGCTCGCCCTCCGCGAACAGGGCGGCCTGGAACTGGGGGACGGCACCGTGCTCTGGCCGGAGCCGATCCTCGTCGGCCGCTCCGAACAGGCCCTTCGGGCCCTGGCCGAGCGGCACGGCCTGGACCGGTGGTCCACGCGCCTGGACGATGTGCTCGCCGACCCGGCCGTGGACGTCTACTTCGACGCGCAGCTCACCTCGGCCCGCGCCGACGCCCTGCGACGGGCCATCGCCGCCGGGAAACACGTCTACTGCGAGAAGCCCACGGCCGCCGACCTCGACGACGCCCTCGACGTCGCCCGGCTGGCCACCGCCGCGGGCGTCAAACACGGCGTGGTGCAGGACAAGCTGTTCCTGCCCGGGCTGCGCAAGCTGCGGCGACTGCTGGACGGTGGGTTCTTCGGCCGCGTCCTGTCGGTGCGTGGGGAGTTCGGCTACTGGGTCTTCGAGGGGGACTGGCAGGCGGCGCAGCGCCCCTCGTGGAACTACCGCGTCGCGGACGGCGGTGGCATCGTGCGCGACATGTTCCCGCACTGGGAGTACGTGCTGCGCGAACTGTTCGGCCCCGTACGCACCGTGCAGGCGCAGGTCGCCACCCACCTGCCGCACCGCGTGGACGAGCACGGCCGGCCGTACGAGGCCACGGCGGACGACGCGGCGTACGGCGTCTTCCAGCTCGACGGGGGGATCGTGGCGCAGATCAACTCCTCCTGGGCGGTTCGCGTGGACCGCCCGGAGCTGGTGGAGTTCCAGGTCGACGGGGTCGAGGGCTCGGCCGTGGCCGGGCTGCGCGGCTGCCGGGTGCAACACCGGTCGGTCACGCCGCGCCCCGTGTGGAACCCGGACGTGCCGGTCGCCGCCCCGTTCCGCGAGCAGTGGCAGGAGGTGCCGGACAACGAGGTGTTCGACAACGGGTTCAAGGTCCAGTGGGAGTTGTTCCTGCGCCACGTGGTGCTGGACGAGCCGTGGCGGTGGGACCTCCTGTCGGGCGCGCGCGGGGTGCAACTCGCCGAACTCGGGCTGCGCTCGTCGGCCGAGGGCCGCCGGCTGACCGTCCCGGAGCTGGAGCTGTGA
- a CDS encoding sugar phosphate isomerase/epimerase family protein — protein sequence MTPEPAQDPRAGASGPPDPGAAPDPPPAEVPRLSLNQQTIRQWSLPELVEGCVAADVPGVGLWRAPVREYGLARAARLVRAAGLAVTSLCRGGFFTAAEPAERAAALADNRLAIDEAATLGTRTLVLVAGGLPAGSRDLLGARERVADALADLAPYAAERGVRLAVEPLHPMYAADRCVVSTLAQALDLAERFPADQVGVVVDTYHLWWDDTVDAQLARAGKGGRIAAFQVADWVTPLPAGVLLGRGQLGDGCVPLRHFREVVDAAGYRGPIEVEIFNPALWERAGAEVLAETVRRYRAHVL from the coding sequence ATGACCCCGGAACCCGCCCAGGACCCCCGCGCCGGCGCCAGCGGCCCACCCGACCCGGGCGCCGCGCCCGACCCACCCCCGGCCGAGGTGCCCCGGCTGAGCCTGAACCAGCAGACCATCCGCCAGTGGTCGCTGCCCGAACTGGTCGAGGGCTGCGTGGCGGCGGACGTGCCGGGCGTGGGGCTGTGGCGCGCGCCGGTGCGGGAGTACGGCCTGGCCCGGGCGGCCCGACTCGTGCGCGCCGCCGGCCTCGCGGTGACCAGCCTGTGCCGGGGCGGCTTCTTCACCGCGGCGGAGCCGGCCGAGCGCGCGGCGGCGCTCGCCGACAACCGGCTGGCCATCGACGAGGCCGCGACCCTCGGCACCCGGACGCTGGTACTGGTCGCGGGCGGCCTGCCGGCCGGCAGCCGCGACCTGCTCGGCGCGCGCGAGCGGGTCGCCGACGCGCTGGCCGACCTCGCGCCGTACGCGGCCGAACGCGGGGTGCGGCTCGCGGTGGAGCCGCTGCACCCGATGTACGCGGCGGACCGCTGCGTCGTCTCCACGCTCGCCCAGGCGCTCGACCTCGCCGAGCGCTTCCCCGCGGACCAGGTGGGGGTCGTGGTGGACACCTACCACCTGTGGTGGGACGACACGGTGGACGCCCAGCTCGCCCGCGCCGGGAAAGGGGGGCGCATCGCGGCCTTCCAGGTCGCCGACTGGGTCACGCCGCTGCCCGCCGGCGTGCTGCTCGGACGTGGCCAACTGGGCGACGGCTGCGTGCCGCTGCGCCACTTCCGCGAGGTGGTGGACGCGGCCGGGTACCGGGGCCCGATCGAGGTGGAGATCTTCAACCCCGCGCTGTGGGAGCGCGCGGGCGCCGAGGTGCTGGCGGAGACGGTACGGCGGTACCGGGCTCACGTGCTGTGA
- a CDS encoding dihydrodipicolinate synthase family protein: MIRLPGPDGALRPYTPRATPAPSVTAGAHTGRQRGDADGAPGWRARPAARAVFAAAHVVADPLAAGAGAGAGAPGAVDWEATLAFRRHLWSHGLGVAEAMDTAQRGMGLGWPEAATLIRRSAAEARAVGGVIACGAGTDHLTGPARSLDEVVAAYEEQLAVVEAAGARAVVMASRALAGLARGADDYLRVYERVLTQVAEPVILHWLGPMFDPALHGYWGSADLDRASETFLEVIAAHPDRVDGVKVSLLDAAREVALRRRLPAGVRCYTGDDFHYPELIAGDARGHSDALLGVFDPLAPLAADAVRALEAGTTGRERFHDLLDPTVDLARHLFQPPTRSYKTGVVLLAWLAGHQRHFAMLGGHQSARSLPHLTRAYQLADQLGLFPDPPLAEARMRHLLAVYGVDS, translated from the coding sequence GTGATCCGACTCCCGGGCCCCGACGGCGCGTTGCGGCCCTACACCCCGCGCGCCACGCCCGCCCCCTCCGTCACCGCCGGCGCGCACACCGGACGTCAGCGAGGGGACGCGGACGGCGCGCCCGGGTGGCGGGCCCGGCCGGCGGCCCGTGCCGTCTTCGCCGCCGCGCACGTGGTCGCCGACCCGCTCGCCGCCGGCGCGGGCGCGGGCGCGGGCGCGCCGGGCGCCGTGGACTGGGAGGCCACGTTGGCCTTCCGGCGCCACCTGTGGTCGCACGGCCTCGGGGTGGCCGAGGCCATGGACACGGCGCAACGCGGCATGGGCCTGGGGTGGCCCGAGGCCGCCACGCTCATCCGGCGCTCCGCCGCCGAGGCCCGCGCCGTGGGCGGCGTGATCGCCTGCGGCGCGGGGACCGACCACCTGACCGGCCCCGCGCGCTCGCTGGACGAGGTGGTGGCGGCGTACGAGGAACAGCTCGCCGTGGTGGAGGCGGCGGGGGCGCGCGCCGTGGTGATGGCCTCGCGGGCGCTGGCGGGGCTGGCGCGCGGCGCGGACGACTACCTGCGGGTGTACGAGCGCGTGCTGACCCAGGTTGCCGAGCCGGTGATCCTGCACTGGCTGGGCCCGATGTTCGATCCGGCGCTCCACGGCTACTGGGGCAGCGCCGACCTCGACCGGGCGAGCGAGACCTTCCTTGAGGTCATCGCCGCCCACCCGGACCGGGTCGACGGCGTCAAGGTCTCGCTGCTCGACGCCGCGCGCGAGGTGGCGCTGCGCCGCCGGCTGCCGGCCGGCGTGCGCTGCTACACCGGGGACGACTTCCACTACCCGGAGCTGATCGCCGGGGACGCGCGCGGGCACAGCGACGCGCTGCTCGGGGTCTTCGACCCGCTGGCGCCGCTGGCCGCCGACGCGGTGCGGGCGCTGGAGGCCGGAACCACGGGGCGCGAACGCTTTCACGACCTTCTCGACCCGACCGTCGACCTGGCCCGCCACCTCTTCCAGCCGCCCACCCGCTCGTACAAGACCGGCGTGGTGCTGCTCGCCTGGCTCGCCGGCCACCAGCGGCACTTCGCGATGCTGGGCGGTCACCAGTCGGCGCGTTCGCTGCCCCACCTCACCCGGGCCTACCAACTCGCCGACCAACTCGGTCTTTTCCCCGACCCGCCGCTCGCCGAGGCCCGCATGCGCCACCTGCTCGCCGTCTACGGAGTGGACTCATGA